One region of Vibrio sp. FE10 genomic DNA includes:
- a CDS encoding efflux RND transporter permease subunit yields the protein MSLSNFFINRPIFAWVISIVIMLSGIAAIVSLPVAQYPTIAPPAVTISTSYPGASAKTIEDSVTQVIEQGMTGLDNLLYMASKSDSSGSASVTLTFSADTDPDIAQVQVQNSLQQVSNRLPTAVQNQGTSVTKSTSGFMSVTNLYSPDGSMSAGDIQDYANSNIKDILSRVNGVGEVTIFGPSYAMRIWLDPAKLNSYSLTPVDVSNAVSVQNSQVTVGQLGGTPAVDSQLINASITAQSLLTSVEEFEDILIKVDSDGSQIKLKDVARVELASEESSSIPAYMGKDSSGIAITLATGANSLDTQNAVDAKLEQLSKGFPDGLELVKTTDNNLFIRLSISEVVKTLFEAVGLVFVVMLLFLQNLRATLIPTIAVPVVLLGTFGVMAMLGFSINTLTMFGLVLAIGLLVDDAIVVVENVERLMHEENLSPLEATKKSMGQITSALIGITMVLSVVFIPMAFMSGSTGVIYQQFSLTIVSAMVLSVVVALILTPVLCATLLKPVDKTSSNKFFALFNRGFDKLSSQYRGSVKHALQRPLRFVFVYLMLFAGTAYLYNVLPSSFLPNEDQGDFMVMVTTPTGTTLQKTQEVMLDIKDYFEENESHTVDHVFTVSGFNFSGSGQNAAMAFIGMKDWSERTEPGTDVDSIIGRVMGEFSNYKHAQIFAFSSPAIRELGTSTGFNFYLEDVGAVGHDKLIEFRNQLLAAAAQSPLLQNTRPNGLEDTAQLFLDVDYEKAKVLGLDIDDINQSLSIAWASSYVNDFIDRGRSKKVYIQADAEYRMTPEDLNLWFVRNNNGEMVPISAFSTYHWGQGSPQLQRYNGNPAVEIVGEAASGYSTGEAMDEIDRLAAEISNDVQVSWTGMSYQEIEAGNQAPILYAISILMVFLCLAALYESWSIPIAIILVVPLGILGALAAIMLRGLENDVYFQVGVLTTIGLTAKNAILIVEFAKELYEKGVNIIDATVQACEMRLRPIIMTSLAFGLGVLPLVLSTGAGANARNAIGTSVLGGMMGATLLVIYFAPLFFVLICKLFKSDDKAEIANKAEQPN from the coding sequence ATGTCCTTATCGAACTTTTTTATTAACAGACCGATCTTTGCTTGGGTGATATCCATTGTCATTATGCTTTCAGGCATTGCGGCTATCGTCTCTTTGCCAGTCGCACAATACCCAACAATTGCACCGCCAGCCGTGACCATTTCAACGTCTTACCCTGGTGCTTCAGCAAAAACAATTGAAGACAGCGTTACTCAGGTCATCGAACAAGGCATGACAGGGTTAGATAACTTGTTATACATGGCGTCTAAAAGTGACTCTTCTGGTAGTGCGAGTGTTACCTTGACGTTTAGTGCAGATACCGACCCCGATATCGCTCAGGTACAGGTGCAGAACAGCTTACAGCAAGTGAGTAATCGCCTGCCGACAGCGGTACAAAATCAAGGTACTTCTGTCACCAAGAGTACGTCAGGTTTTATGTCGGTAACCAACTTATATTCTCCTGACGGCAGCATGAGTGCGGGAGATATTCAAGATTACGCTAACTCAAACATTAAGGACATCCTAAGCCGTGTGAACGGTGTGGGCGAAGTGACTATTTTCGGCCCATCTTATGCGATGCGTATCTGGTTAGACCCTGCAAAATTGAACAGCTATAGCCTTACGCCTGTTGATGTTTCGAATGCAGTATCGGTTCAAAACAGCCAAGTTACCGTTGGGCAATTGGGCGGAACGCCTGCTGTTGATTCTCAGTTAATTAATGCCAGTATCACGGCGCAAAGCCTACTAACCAGCGTTGAAGAGTTTGAAGATATCTTAATCAAAGTCGACAGTGACGGCTCTCAAATTAAGCTCAAAGACGTCGCACGTGTCGAGTTAGCCAGTGAAGAATCTTCATCTATTCCTGCTTACATGGGTAAGGACTCTTCCGGTATTGCTATCACCCTTGCTACCGGCGCGAACTCGTTAGACACACAAAATGCGGTTGATGCAAAACTTGAACAACTTTCAAAAGGTTTTCCGGATGGACTAGAACTGGTTAAAACCACCGACAATAACTTATTTATCCGTTTATCCATCAGTGAAGTGGTCAAAACCCTTTTTGAAGCGGTTGGGCTTGTATTTGTCGTAATGTTGCTGTTTTTGCAAAACTTACGAGCAACTTTAATCCCAACCATCGCCGTACCAGTCGTACTGCTTGGCACCTTCGGTGTTATGGCCATGCTGGGGTTCTCGATCAATACACTCACCATGTTTGGTTTAGTCTTAGCTATCGGCCTTCTGGTTGATGACGCCATTGTTGTTGTGGAAAACGTTGAACGTTTAATGCATGAAGAGAACCTATCTCCTCTTGAAGCAACCAAAAAATCAATGGGACAAATTACCAGTGCCTTAATCGGTATTACGATGGTGTTGTCGGTTGTATTTATTCCTATGGCCTTCATGTCAGGGTCAACGGGCGTTATCTACCAACAATTCTCTTTGACGATAGTTTCAGCAATGGTGTTATCTGTTGTTGTGGCATTGATTCTGACTCCCGTATTGTGCGCAACGCTTCTAAAGCCTGTCGATAAAACATCGAGCAATAAATTTTTTGCACTGTTTAACCGAGGGTTCGACAAGCTCTCCAGCCAATACCGAGGTTCAGTTAAACACGCTTTACAACGTCCACTGCGCTTCGTTTTTGTTTATCTAATGCTTTTTGCCGGCACGGCTTACCTATACAACGTGCTACCAAGTTCATTTTTGCCAAATGAAGACCAAGGTGACTTCATGGTGATGGTCACCACACCAACAGGGACCACATTACAAAAAACGCAAGAAGTGATGTTGGATATCAAAGATTATTTTGAAGAGAACGAATCACATACTGTCGACCACGTGTTTACCGTGTCTGGATTCAACTTTTCAGGCTCTGGGCAAAATGCAGCGATGGCATTTATTGGCATGAAAGATTGGTCAGAAAGGACTGAACCCGGAACCGATGTTGATTCCATTATCGGCCGTGTAATGGGTGAGTTTTCAAATTACAAACATGCACAGATCTTTGCTTTTAGTAGCCCAGCAATTCGAGAACTTGGTACTTCAACGGGTTTTAACTTCTACCTAGAAGACGTGGGGGCTGTTGGCCATGACAAACTGATTGAGTTCAGAAACCAGTTACTGGCGGCGGCGGCTCAAAGCCCATTGTTACAAAATACAAGACCAAATGGCCTTGAGGATACTGCACAACTGTTCCTTGATGTTGACTATGAAAAAGCCAAAGTGCTCGGTTTAGATATTGATGACATCAACCAATCATTGTCAATTGCTTGGGCATCGTCATACGTGAATGACTTCATCGATCGTGGTCGCTCTAAGAAGGTTTACATTCAAGCCGATGCTGAATATCGCATGACACCAGAAGACCTGAACTTATGGTTTGTGCGTAACAACAACGGTGAGATGGTGCCAATCTCAGCTTTCAGTACTTATCACTGGGGTCAAGGCTCACCACAGTTACAACGTTATAACGGCAACCCTGCAGTAGAAATCGTCGGTGAAGCAGCTTCTGGTTACAGTACTGGTGAAGCGATGGATGAAATCGATAGATTAGCCGCAGAGATTTCAAACGATGTACAGGTGAGCTGGACGGGAATGTCCTATCAAGAGATCGAAGCTGGAAACCAAGCGCCAATTCTGTACGCGATCTCCATCTTGATGGTTTTCCTCTGCTTAGCCGCTTTGTATGAAAGCTGGAGCATTCCAATTGCGATTATTCTGGTGGTTCCATTAGGGATACTCGGCGCACTGGCTGCGATCATGTTGCGAGGGCTAGAGAACGATGTTTACTTCCAAGTGGGCGTTTTGACTACTATTGGTTTAACCGCCAAAAACGCAATTCTGATTGTTGAGTTTGCAAAAGAGCTTTATGAAAAAGGCGTCAACATTATTGATGCAACGGTACAAGCCTGTGAAATGCGTCTGCGCCCGATAATCATGACATCACTGGCGTTTGGACTCGGCGTGTTGCCTTTGGTGCTGAGTACGGGAGCGGGTGCTAATGCTCGTAACGCGATCGGTACGTCTGTTCTTGGCGGCATGATGGGAGCGACGTTATTGGTCATTTACTTCGCGCCATTGTTTTTTGTCTTGATCTGCAAACTGTTCAAGTCAGATGACAAGGCAGAAATCGCAAACAAAGCCGAACAACCAAACTGA
- a CDS encoding efflux RND transporter periplasmic adaptor subunit yields MSLPHALRLPLGLLLSSSLILGCGEQAMEQRPAPGPIHVDVLDLTPTTLRLTTELPGRIAAFKQAEVRPQVTGILKSRLYKEGSQVEADAVLYEIDPTTYQSNVNSAQAQLAKALTSEDTARKTALRYKELLRKKLTSQQDFDDADALYKEAQAEVAIRQAELDYANIELSYTKIKAPISGQAGLSLVSEGSLLTSEQSSYLTTIVQTANVYVDMQQSSLAITKIKKEFATFTDKDAEIPVTITLEDGSAYDEVGHLEFSDTLVSDSTGTVTLRAIIPNPDNTLLAGMYVRAHISMPEARGYLVVPQSAVVRSQSGEPSVFVVNQDKKTVKKSVVLSNEVGNGWVVKEGLSSGEQIVITNIINMKNDIAVVVDNSTSSAVPALASEE; encoded by the coding sequence TTCTCTCCAGTTCTCTAATATTAGGCTGTGGCGAACAAGCTATGGAACAACGACCAGCTCCAGGTCCTATTCATGTTGATGTTTTAGACTTGACCCCAACAACACTGCGTTTAACTACCGAGTTGCCAGGGCGAATTGCTGCGTTTAAGCAAGCAGAAGTGAGACCTCAGGTAACGGGTATTCTCAAAAGCCGTCTATACAAAGAGGGTTCTCAGGTAGAAGCCGATGCAGTACTTTATGAAATTGACCCAACCACTTATCAATCCAACGTTAATAGCGCACAAGCCCAATTAGCGAAAGCACTCACGAGCGAAGATACCGCTCGAAAAACGGCACTTCGTTATAAAGAACTATTAAGAAAAAAACTGACCAGTCAGCAAGATTTTGATGATGCCGATGCGCTTTACAAAGAAGCTCAAGCTGAAGTCGCGATCCGCCAAGCGGAATTGGATTATGCCAACATTGAACTGTCTTACACCAAAATCAAAGCACCTATCTCAGGTCAAGCTGGCCTCTCTTTGGTATCGGAAGGTTCTTTGTTGACCTCTGAACAGTCTTCTTACCTGACGACAATTGTGCAAACCGCGAATGTTTACGTGGATATGCAGCAATCTTCGTTAGCGATTACCAAAATCAAAAAAGAGTTTGCGACCTTCACCGACAAAGATGCGGAGATCCCAGTAACCATCACGTTAGAAGACGGCAGTGCGTATGATGAAGTAGGCCATTTAGAGTTTTCCGACACGCTAGTCTCGGACTCAACAGGTACGGTAACGCTACGTGCCATCATTCCAAACCCTGACAATACTTTACTCGCAGGTATGTACGTTCGCGCCCATATTTCAATGCCAGAAGCACGAGGCTACCTTGTCGTTCCTCAATCTGCAGTGGTAAGAAGTCAGTCTGGTGAGCCTTCCGTTTTTGTGGTCAACCAAGACAAAAAGACAGTAAAAAAATCAGTGGTTCTCAGTAATGAAGTTGGCAACGGTTGGGTAGTTAAAGAAGGACTATCTAGCGGTGAGCAAATCGTCATCACTAATATTATCAACATGAAAAATGATATTGCAGTTGTTGTCGATAACAGTACAAGCAGCGCTGTTCCTGCTTTGGCGAGCGAGGAATAA